The following proteins come from a genomic window of Malus sylvestris chromosome 4, drMalSylv7.2, whole genome shotgun sequence:
- the LOC126619371 gene encoding uncharacterized protein LOC126619371, with translation MVRGRDACWEHCVLVDATKQKVRCNYCQREFSGGVYRMKFHLAQIKNKDIVPCTEVPTDVRDNILSIISTPKKQKTPKKPRVDKALAANGQQNSSSASGGFHPNDGTSGQNGSTSPSLLFPCPSPAAHLEVGDAQKQKKDVADKKIAVFFFHNSVPFSAAKSIYYQEMVDAVAECGVDYKAPSYESLRSSLLEKVKGDIHDCCKKYRDEWKETGCTILCDSWSDGRNKSLVIFSVTYPKGTLFLKSVDVSGHEDDATYLFELIESVVLEVGVENVVQVITNTTASYVYAGRLLMAKYNSLFWSPCASYCINKMLEDIGKQEWVATVLEEAKTIARFIYSHPWTLSTMRKFTGGMELLRPKITRFVTNFLTLRSIVIQEDNLKHMFSLSSVYSRHPEAQAIKSLLYLERFWKHAREAVSISEQLLKILRVVDGDMPAMGYMYEGIERAKVAIRTHYKGIEEKYMLIWDIIDQRWNMQLHSSLHAAAASLNPSVFYNPNFKIDLRMRNGFQETMLRMATTHDDRMEVTKEHPMYVNALGAFGTDFAIMGRTLNSPGDWWAGYGYEIPTIQRCAIRILSQPCSSHWCCWNWTTFESMHSKKRNRRELEIFNDLVFVHCNLWLQSIYHHRDEKCKPIAFDEVDVSSQWPTELDSSAPLLDDSWLDNLPLECRGSP, from the exons ATGGTTCGTGGAAGAGATGCATGTTGGGAACACTGTGTCCTGGTTGATGCAACAAAGCAGAAGGTTAGGTGTAATTATTGTCAACGGGAGTTCAGTGGAGGCGTATACAGGATGAAGTTTCACTTAGCtcaaattaaaaacaaagatataGTCCCCTGCACAGAAGTTCCGACTGATGTGCGAGATAACATTTTAAGCATAATAAGCACTCCCAAGAAACAGAAAACTCCCAAGAAACCAAGGGTTGATAAGGCACTTGCAGCCAATGGTCAACAGAATAGCTCCTCTGCTAGTGGTGGCTTCCATCCTAATGATGGGACTAGCGGACAGAACGGAAGCACATCCCCGTCTTTGTTGTTTCCCTGCCCTTCACCAGCGGCACACCTAGAAGTGGGTGATGCTCAAAAGCAAAAGAAGGATGTTGCTGATAAAAAAATTGCTgtttttttcttccacaattctGTCCCTTTTAGTGCTGCTAAATCCATATATTATCAGGAAATGGTGGATGCTGTAGCAGAGTGTGGGGTGGACTACAAAGCCCCAAGCTACGAAAGCCTACGATCTTCTCTTCTGGAAAAAGTCAAAGGTGATATACATGATTGCTGCAAGAAATACAGAGATGAATGGAAAGAAACAGGGTGCACTATATTATGTGATAGCTGGTCTGATGGTAGGAACAAATCACTTGTAATATTCTCGGTTACATATCCGAAGGGAACTCTGTTTCTGAAGTCAGTTGATGTATCGGGTCATGAAGACGATGCTACTTACTTGTTTGAGCTAATTGAGTCTGTTGTCTTGGAGGTTGGTGTTGAGAATGTTGTGCAAGTTATAACGAATACTACTGCCAGTTATGTTTACGCAGGAAGACTTCTTATGGCCAAGTACAACTCATTGTTTTGGTCTCCTTGTGCGTCTTATTGTATTAATAAGATGCTGGAGGATATCGGTAAACAGGAGTGGGTGGCTACAGTTCTGGAAGAGGCAAAGACCATCGCTAGGTTCATATACAGTCATCCATGGACTTTGAGTACGATGAGAAAATTCACTGGTGGAATGGAATTGCTAAGGCCAAAAATTACTAGATTCGTGACTAATTTCCTCACCTTGAGGTCCATTGTGATTCAGGAGGACAATCTAAAGCACATGTTTTCCTTGTCTTCAGTATATAGTAGACACCCCGAGGCTCAAGCTATTAAGTCGTTGTTGTATTTAGAGAGATTTTGGAAGCATGCACGAGAAGCTGTGAGTATTTCTGAACAGCTACTTAAAATCCTTAGGGTTGTTGACGGGGATATGCCAGCTATGGGGTACATGTATGAAGGAATAGAGAGGGCAAAAGTTGCAATAAGGACCCATTATAAGGGTATCGAAGAGAAATATATGCTGATCTGGGATATAATTGATCAGAGATGGAATATGCAGCTTCACTCGTCCTTGCATGCAGCGGCAGCCTCCCTTAACCCTTCGGTATTCTACAATCCAAACTTTAAGATTGATTTAAGGATGAGAAATGGATTTCAAGAAACTATGTTGAGGATGGCTACCACACATGACGATAGAATGGAAGTAACAAAAGAACATCCTATGTATGTTAATGCACTAGGTGCTTTTGGGACGGATTTTGCAATCATGGGAAGGACACTGAATTCCCCAG GAGATTGGTGGGCAGGTTATGGCTATGAAATTCCCACAATCCAGAGATGTGCGATACGGATACTGAGCCAACCATGTAGCTCCCATTGGTGCTGTTGGAACTGGACCACCTTCGAGAGCATGCACAGCAAGAAACGCAACCGACGAGAGCTGGAAATTTTCAATGATCTGGTTTTCGTACACTGCAACCTTTGGTTGCAGTCTATTTATCACCACAGAGATGAGAAATGCAAACCCATTGCGTTTGATGAAGTAGATGTAAGTTCTCAATGGCCTACTGAGTTGGATTCTTCTGCCCCACTTTTGGATGATTCATGGCTCGACAACTTACCCCTTGAATGTAGAGGTAGTCCCTAA
- the LOC126619372 gene encoding uncharacterized protein LOC126619372 codes for MDNFSIQISSNLVNKLVEDAEKSKRKPRRTKKATRERPQPQAKITQKQGSDDSETLKGPGAKGWPFQSPLFVPVTPPSQSPYEELDAIRSVLQESERVVEQLQKQEENMLQEVTQKAKELRDKEFKLPFQKPMPCSNEKDACLSCYKEHADNPLKCAGVVTSFENCARRIRQQVGSAEK; via the coding sequence ATGGATAATTTTAGTATTCAGATTAGCTCCAATCTGGTTAATAAGCTTGTTGAGGATGCTGAGAAGTCAAAGAGGAAACCTAGAAGAACTAAAAAGGCAACACGAGAGCGTCCACAGCCCCAAGCGAAGATAACTCAGAAGCAGGGTTCTGATGACTCTGAAACACTCAAGGGGCCAGGTGCTAAAGGATGGCCTTTTCAGTCTCCTCTATTCGTGCCTGTAACGCCTCCTTCACAGTCACCCTATGAGGAGCTTGATGCCATCAGATCTGTTCTGCAAGAGAGCGAGAGGGTTGTGGAGCAGTTGCAGAAGCAGGAGGAGAACATGCTGCAGGAAGTGACACAAAAAGCCAAGGAACTTCGTGATAAGGAGTTCAAGCTTCCATTCCAGAAGCCTATGCCCTGCTCAAATGAAAAAGATGCTTGCTTGTCTTGCTACAAGGAGCATGCCGACAACCCTCTGAAATGTGCCGGTGTTGTtacaagttttgaaaattgcgcTCGCAGAATTAGGCAGCAAGTGGGTTCAGCAGAGAAGTAA